One Thermococcus eurythermalis DNA segment encodes these proteins:
- a CDS encoding ferredoxin has translation MAWKVTVDQDTCIGDAICASLCPDVFEMNDEGKAVPIVETTDLECAKEAAEACPVGAITLEEV, from the coding sequence ATGGCGTGGAAGGTTACCGTCGACCAGGACACCTGCATTGGTGATGCTATCTGTGCCAGCCTCTGCCCGGACGTCTTCGAGATGAACGACGAGGGTAAGGCTGTTCCAATAGTTGAGACCACTGACCTCGAGTGCGCCAAGGAGGCCGCTGAGGCCTGCCCGGTCGGCGCTATTACCCTCGAGGAGGTCTG
- a CDS encoding metal-sulfur cluster assembly factor, with translation MVTKEEVENVIRKVVDEKFVKSIEVDEKGNVTVTLAKDTPNIDDVLIKLHSELGKLEGVGTITINREREVKAEENVELSEELVLEKLKEVIDPEIGIDVVNLGLIYEVKVRPDRTVYVKMTMTTPGCPLTMWILRAVEDKVLEIPGVKDAEIELTFDPPWTPDRISPEYKKKLGLY, from the coding sequence ATGGTAACAAAGGAAGAGGTTGAAAACGTCATCAGGAAGGTAGTTGACGAGAAGTTCGTAAAATCCATCGAGGTCGACGAAAAGGGCAACGTTACGGTCACCCTAGCGAAGGACACCCCCAACATCGACGACGTTCTGATAAAGCTCCACTCCGAGCTTGGAAAGCTTGAGGGGGTTGGCACGATAACGATAAACCGCGAGAGGGAGGTAAAGGCTGAGGAGAACGTCGAGCTGAGCGAAGAGCTGGTTCTTGAGAAGCTCAAGGAAGTTATTGACCCCGAGATAGGCATCGACGTCGTTAACCTGGGTCTCATATACGAGGTAAAAGTAAGGCCCGACAGGACGGTTTACGTCAAGATGACTATGACTACCCCAGGCTGTCCGCTCACGATGTGGATTCTTCGCGCGGTTGAGGACAAGGTTCTCGAAATCCCCGGTGTTAAGGACGCCGAAATCGAGCTAACCTTCGACCCGCCGTGGACGCCGGACAGGATAAGCCCCGAGTACAAGAAAAAGCTGGGTCTTTACTGA
- a CDS encoding ATPase — protein sequence MIRPVGDDFVKRYRLEYNLEALERVRGEIGEKAYSRMKALIEYRLCGTEFDRSPIDVKIALAFSGGSDSTATLKILRWAGFEVVPIMAKLPQMKEQVIEKAMGHGAVLVEVPGYLEAITEQMNKGAPICGRCHSMIMEAVERKVKELGVRILATGDLLSSGLISIYKKDDLVVLNFPAFLALDKAEIIELIGGKYDFKFGCPLLWKTFRRAPGVKRFAIQRVLRELRARAITPEIAEALIFDILSR from the coding sequence ATGATTAGACCCGTTGGAGACGACTTCGTCAAGCGCTACCGCCTTGAGTACAACCTTGAGGCCCTTGAACGGGTTAGGGGAGAAATTGGAGAGAAAGCCTATTCCCGCATGAAGGCCCTGATAGAGTACCGCCTCTGCGGAACGGAGTTCGACCGCTCGCCGATAGACGTTAAGATAGCCCTCGCCTTCTCCGGCGGTTCGGACAGCACGGCCACGCTGAAAATCCTCCGCTGGGCCGGCTTTGAGGTTGTTCCGATTATGGCAAAGCTCCCCCAGATGAAGGAGCAGGTCATCGAGAAAGCCATGGGGCACGGCGCGGTTCTTGTGGAAGTCCCCGGCTACCTTGAGGCGATAACCGAGCAGATGAACAAGGGCGCCCCGATATGCGGCCGCTGTCACTCAATGATTATGGAAGCCGTTGAGAGGAAGGTGAAGGAACTTGGCGTAAGAATTCTCGCGACGGGCGACCTGCTGAGCTCCGGCCTTATCTCAATCTACAAAAAAGACGATCTGGTAGTCCTGAACTTTCCCGCCTTTCTTGCCCTTGACAAAGCTGAGATAATCGAGCTGATTGGTGGGAAGTACGACTTCAAGTTCGGCTGCCCCCTCCTATGGAAGACGTTCAGGAGGGCACCGGGCGTCAAGCGCTTTGCGATACAGCGCGTCCTCCGCGAGCTCAGGGCCAGGGCAATAACCCCGGAAATAGCGGAGGCCCTTATATTCGACATACTGTCCAGGTGA
- the bpsA gene encoding N(4)-bis(aminopropyl)spermidine synthase has product MREIVERVKEKTSIPVYERTIENVLSAIMASGDVWRIVDLSEEPLPLVVAVITALHELGYVAFDGPNVVLTESGKSLVEKYGIGPRRDYTCSHCQGKTVELSAFSDLLEEFKEIVKDRPQPKHDFDQAYVTPETTVARIALMHTRGDLENKEVFVLGDDDLTSIALMLSGLPKRIAVLDIDERLVKFIEKTADELGYENIEMFTFDLREPLPDYALHKFDTFITDPPETVEAIRAFVGRGIATLKGPGCAGYFGITRRESSLNKWREIQRLLIDEFNVVITDIIRNFNEYVNWGYEEETRAWKLLPVKVKPSYNWYKSYMFRIQTLEGSKGFEDRITVGDELYNDEEASTT; this is encoded by the coding sequence ATGAGGGAGATAGTGGAGAGGGTTAAGGAGAAGACGAGCATTCCCGTTTACGAGAGGACGATTGAGAACGTTCTGAGCGCCATCATGGCGAGCGGAGACGTCTGGCGCATCGTTGACCTCAGCGAGGAGCCGCTTCCGCTCGTGGTCGCGGTCATCACCGCCCTTCACGAGCTCGGCTACGTGGCCTTCGACGGCCCGAACGTCGTTCTCACCGAGAGCGGAAAGAGTCTGGTAGAGAAGTATGGAATCGGACCGAGGAGGGACTACACCTGCTCCCACTGCCAGGGCAAGACCGTCGAGCTCTCAGCTTTCAGCGACCTCCTTGAGGAGTTCAAGGAGATAGTCAAGGACAGGCCGCAGCCCAAGCACGACTTCGACCAGGCCTACGTCACCCCTGAGACCACCGTCGCCAGGATAGCCCTCATGCACACACGCGGCGACCTTGAGAACAAGGAGGTCTTCGTCCTGGGCGACGACGACCTCACCAGCATAGCCCTCATGCTCAGCGGCCTTCCGAAGAGGATAGCGGTCCTCGACATAGACGAGCGCCTCGTCAAGTTCATCGAGAAGACCGCCGACGAGCTCGGCTACGAGAACATCGAGATGTTCACCTTCGACCTCCGCGAGCCGCTCCCGGACTACGCGCTCCACAAGTTCGACACCTTCATCACCGACCCGCCCGAGACCGTCGAGGCCATAAGGGCCTTCGTTGGAAGGGGCATAGCGACGCTCAAAGGTCCCGGCTGCGCCGGTTACTTCGGCATAACCAGGAGAGAGAGCTCGCTCAACAAGTGGCGTGAGATTCAGAGGCTCCTCATTGACGAGTTCAACGTCGTCATAACCGACATCATCAGGAACTTCAACGAGTACGTCAACTGGGGCTACGAGGAAGAAACGCGCGCCTGGAAGCTCCTCCCGGTCAAGGTCAAGCCGTCCTACAACTGGTACAAGAGCTACATGTTCAGGATTCAGACCCTCGAGGGCTCAAAGGGATTCGAGGACAGGATTACCGTCGGGGACGAGCTCTACAACGACGAGGAAGCCTCGACCACCTGA
- a CDS encoding prenyltransferase/squalene oxidase repeat-containing protein has translation MKRVLVAVFLFMLTLSSIPLAGAKIEPYLYNPTVPDTAFSVIALYETGNHAEVLEGCEWLMAIRTPFDSWGYKYGEEHEAKYTAMAMMALMRGERIARGRYNATLNSAAYWLIYKQKPDGSWEDYTGTALSLIALKEFLEGGYLDEKLPGFREQVEEAIERAQGWLMDKEPKTKAEGIFGYMALGKKKELKEMEAEGELKAYRAFALAYLGEKVTLSGEFNSTVAVAMALYATRDEKYLQELLRRQHFGFWGTLHYRALDLVSVSKIRGFNGLQHEACPYISKITPTTEWEKVILADYYLTCNLTPKLPSNISDLLPWQVAELARVKAALGKDYSREVSYLLSMGKNGVWKDFYNTEYVVWVLKTLNVSYDYELSLRYLSENLTWMLTTADPRTGNPVYYNTPTYYFAYAVIVFKEFGMENELNETLEVLKERQYPNGAFPYTQGSVAGITSTAKAVWALQEAGLTESQMYEKGVQFLRDLLYAEIPKPEVSGDAVKLANATFILVKDALYIGNSTDSAEVGGLDGYVVIYPSQHPLSITAKKVSGFKAVAMEHGKSTNYTYVAVAVVLILIAVAVWKKR, from the coding sequence ATGAAGCGGGTTCTTGTAGCGGTGTTCCTCTTCATGCTCACCCTCTCATCAATCCCCCTCGCGGGCGCTAAAATCGAGCCGTACCTCTACAATCCGACCGTCCCGGACACTGCCTTCTCTGTTATTGCCCTTTACGAGACCGGGAACCACGCCGAAGTCCTTGAGGGGTGCGAGTGGCTGATGGCGATAAGAACGCCCTTCGACTCGTGGGGCTACAAGTACGGAGAGGAGCACGAGGCCAAGTACACCGCCATGGCGATGATGGCCCTCATGAGGGGCGAAAGGATAGCCAGGGGAAGGTACAACGCGACCCTGAACAGCGCCGCCTACTGGCTCATCTACAAGCAGAAGCCGGACGGCTCGTGGGAGGACTATACTGGTACTGCCCTTTCCCTTATTGCCCTTAAGGAGTTTCTGGAGGGTGGCTACCTCGACGAAAAGCTCCCCGGCTTCAGGGAGCAGGTCGAAGAAGCCATCGAGCGGGCTCAGGGCTGGCTTATGGACAAAGAACCCAAGACCAAGGCTGAGGGGATATTCGGCTACATGGCGCTAGGAAAGAAGAAAGAGCTGAAGGAGATGGAAGCTGAGGGAGAGCTAAAGGCCTACAGGGCGTTTGCCCTGGCTTATCTCGGGGAAAAAGTCACGCTCAGTGGAGAGTTCAACTCAACGGTCGCGGTGGCGATGGCCCTCTACGCGACGAGAGATGAAAAATACCTGCAGGAACTCCTCAGGAGACAGCACTTCGGCTTCTGGGGAACGCTCCACTACCGCGCCCTCGACCTGGTCAGCGTTTCTAAAATCCGGGGCTTCAATGGCCTCCAGCATGAAGCATGCCCCTACATCTCGAAAATCACGCCCACAACCGAATGGGAGAAGGTCATCCTCGCGGATTACTACCTGACCTGCAACCTAACCCCCAAGTTGCCCTCAAACATCTCCGACCTGCTCCCCTGGCAGGTGGCAGAGCTCGCGAGGGTCAAGGCCGCTCTCGGGAAGGACTACAGCAGGGAAGTCAGTTACCTCCTCTCAATGGGCAAAAACGGAGTCTGGAAGGACTTCTATAACACCGAATACGTCGTCTGGGTGCTTAAGACACTCAACGTTAGCTACGACTACGAGCTTTCGCTCCGCTACCTCAGCGAGAACCTTACATGGATGCTCACCACTGCCGACCCCCGAACAGGAAACCCCGTCTACTACAACACCCCCACCTACTACTTCGCTTACGCGGTTATCGTCTTCAAAGAATTCGGAATGGAGAATGAGCTAAACGAGACCCTTGAAGTCCTGAAGGAGAGGCAATACCCGAATGGGGCGTTCCCATACACCCAGGGTTCGGTGGCGGGAATTACCTCAACGGCGAAGGCCGTCTGGGCGCTCCAGGAGGCGGGGCTTACTGAGAGCCAGATGTACGAGAAGGGCGTCCAGTTCCTCAGAGACCTGCTCTACGCCGAGATACCGAAGCCTGAGGTGAGTGGAGACGCCGTGAAGCTGGCCAACGCGACGTTCATTCTCGTGAAGGACGCGCTGTACATCGGCAATTCAACTGACAGCGCGGAAGTCGGCGGCCTGGACGGTTACGTCGTGATATATCCTTCACAGCACCCGCTCTCAATAACCGCAAAGAAGGTAAGCGGATTCAAGGCAGTTGCCATGGAGCATGGGAAGAGCACAAACTACACATACGTCGCCGTTGCAGTTGTACTGATTTTGATAGCAGTGGCAGTCTGGAAGAAACGCTGA
- a CDS encoding S8 family serine peptidase, translating into MRRLNMVVLAILLVGLMAGSVIAAPSKPVSVRNTHQEKNYGLLTPGLFKKVQRMNWDDEVSTVIMFDNPADRDMAIDILKFLGAEIKYSYDVIPAVAVKMKVKDVLMIAGMIDTGFFGKSKMNGIKFIQEDYTVKINVDTEGLDESAAQVMATNMWNLGYDGSGITIGIIDTGIDASHPDLQGKVIGWVDYVNGRSSPYDDNGHGTHVASIAAGTGAASNGKYKGMAPGAKLVGIKVLSGEGSGSISDIIAGVDWAVKNKDKYGIRVINLSLGSSQSSDGTDSLSQAVNAAWDAGIVVCVAAGNSGPDKYTVGSPAAASKVITVGAVDKYDVITDFSSRGPTADGRLKPEVVAPGNWIIAARASGTSMGQPINDYYTAAPGTSMATPHVAGISALILQAHPDWTPDKVKMALIETADIVKPDEIADIAYGAGRVNAYKAAYYDNYAKLVFTGSVADKGSQTHQFTISGASFVTATLYWDNAKSDIDLYLYDPNGNQVDYSYTAYYGFEKVGYYNPTDGTWTIKVVSYSGSANYQVDVVSDGSLGQPGNSEPAPQPSPQPEPQPTVDEKTFTGSVHDYYDYYDTFTMTVNSGATKITGDLIFDTSYHDLDLYLYDPNQNIVDRSESSNSYEHVEYSNPAPGTWYFLVYAYNTYGWADYQLDAKVYYG; encoded by the coding sequence ATGAGAAGGCTTAACATGGTGGTGCTCGCAATATTGCTGGTCGGCCTGATGGCCGGGAGCGTTATTGCCGCTCCCAGCAAGCCTGTTTCTGTTAGGAACACCCACCAGGAAAAGAACTACGGCCTCCTGACCCCGGGCCTCTTCAAGAAGGTTCAGCGCATGAACTGGGACGACGAAGTAAGCACCGTAATAATGTTCGACAACCCCGCCGACAGGGACATGGCAATAGACATTCTTAAGTTCCTGGGCGCTGAAATCAAGTACAGCTACGACGTTATACCAGCTGTGGCCGTTAAAATGAAGGTCAAGGACGTTCTCATGATAGCCGGAATGATTGACACCGGCTTCTTCGGCAAGAGCAAGATGAACGGCATCAAGTTCATACAGGAGGACTACACCGTTAAAATCAACGTTGACACAGAGGGCCTCGACGAGTCCGCCGCCCAGGTAATGGCGACCAACATGTGGAACCTCGGCTACGACGGCTCTGGAATAACAATCGGTATCATCGACACTGGTATTGATGCCTCCCACCCTGACCTCCAGGGCAAGGTCATTGGTTGGGTTGACTATGTGAACGGCCGCTCAAGCCCATACGATGACAACGGTCACGGAACCCACGTCGCGAGCATAGCCGCCGGAACCGGTGCCGCGAGCAACGGCAAGTACAAGGGTATGGCCCCTGGCGCCAAGCTCGTCGGCATTAAGGTTCTCAGCGGTGAGGGTTCAGGAAGCATCTCCGACATCATAGCCGGTGTTGACTGGGCCGTTAAGAACAAGGACAAGTACGGAATAAGGGTCATCAACCTCTCCCTCGGCTCAAGCCAGAGCTCCGACGGCACCGACTCCCTCAGCCAGGCCGTCAACGCCGCCTGGGACGCTGGAATCGTCGTCTGTGTAGCCGCCGGAAACAGCGGGCCGGACAAGTACACCGTCGGCTCCCCGGCCGCGGCCAGCAAGGTCATAACAGTCGGTGCCGTTGACAAGTATGACGTTATAACCGACTTCTCCAGCAGGGGCCCGACCGCCGACGGAAGGCTCAAGCCTGAAGTTGTCGCTCCTGGTAACTGGATCATCGCCGCCCGCGCCAGCGGAACCAGCATGGGACAGCCGATAAACGACTACTACACCGCCGCTCCCGGAACCTCGATGGCCACCCCGCACGTCGCTGGAATCTCTGCCCTCATCCTCCAGGCCCACCCGGACTGGACTCCCGACAAGGTCAAGATGGCCCTCATCGAGACGGCGGACATTGTCAAACCCGACGAGATAGCCGACATCGCCTACGGTGCCGGTAGGGTCAATGCATACAAGGCCGCCTACTACGACAACTACGCCAAGCTTGTCTTCACCGGCTCCGTAGCCGACAAGGGCAGCCAGACTCACCAGTTCACCATAAGCGGCGCTTCCTTCGTCACCGCCACCCTCTACTGGGACAACGCCAAGAGCGACATTGACCTCTACCTCTACGACCCGAACGGCAACCAGGTTGACTACTCCTACACCGCCTACTACGGCTTCGAAAAGGTCGGCTATTACAACCCAACCGACGGCACCTGGACCATTAAGGTCGTCAGCTACAGCGGCTCGGCCAACTACCAGGTCGACGTCGTCAGCGACGGCTCCCTCGGCCAGCCTGGCAACAGCGAGCCCGCTCCCCAGCCCTCCCCACAGCCGGAGCCCCAGCCGACTGTTGACGAGAAGACCTTCACCGGCTCCGTCCACGACTACTACGACTACTATGACACCTTCACGATGACCGTCAACAGCGGCGCCACCAAGATAACCGGCGACCTCATCTTCGACACGAGCTACCACGACCTCGACCTCTACCTCTACGACCCGAACCAGAACATCGTCGACCGCTCAGAGAGCTCCAACAGCTACGAGCACGTTGAGTACAGCAACCCTGCCCCTGGAACTTGGTACTTCCTCGTCTATGCCTACAACACCTACGGCTGGGCCGACTACCAGCTCGACGCTAAGGTTTACTACGGTTGA
- a CDS encoding AAA family ATPase, whose amino-acid sequence MLFSPYPKTRREELFDRENELKEIEDAVRRGERLILLLGLRRLGKSSLLNVALSELPNPSIKVDVRKTYSEFSSVNRYVIGKMLLSAMGAKRKLLEEAKIFLKRVRGISISGFRVEITSKEFSITELLEALNDYGENAGRVVIAFDEAQYLRFGGATRYDGILAYAVDNLENLTFILTGSEVGLLFDFLKFNDPEAPLFGRYHHDVVLNRFSPDMSAEFLRKGFEEASFPVTEREIDDAVRELDGIPGWLALYGYIRATRNLGHNEAINEVLREAKSMIQTELSRLFAYSPRYRVILKGIALGYSKWKDIKDYLTLKLGYINDSNFSKLLENLVKSGYVEKEGGEYKIPDPVLQRIFREL is encoded by the coding sequence ATGCTGTTCTCACCTTACCCGAAGACCAGGAGGGAAGAACTGTTTGATAGGGAGAACGAGCTAAAGGAGATTGAGGACGCGGTTAGGCGTGGAGAGAGGCTGATCCTCCTTCTTGGCCTCAGGAGATTGGGAAAAAGCTCACTCCTAAACGTTGCGCTGAGCGAACTTCCCAACCCGTCCATCAAAGTGGACGTGCGAAAAACGTACTCAGAGTTCTCCTCGGTCAACAGGTACGTAATCGGAAAAATGCTCCTGTCGGCGATGGGTGCGAAGAGAAAACTGCTCGAAGAGGCCAAAATTTTTCTCAAAAGGGTCAGGGGAATATCAATCTCTGGGTTTAGAGTGGAGATAACTTCAAAGGAATTCTCGATAACGGAGCTCCTTGAGGCCCTCAACGACTACGGAGAAAACGCCGGTCGGGTCGTAATAGCATTCGATGAGGCCCAGTATCTCCGCTTCGGCGGTGCGACAAGGTACGATGGGATCTTGGCCTACGCCGTTGACAATCTTGAGAACCTGACGTTCATTCTCACTGGCTCTGAGGTGGGTCTGCTCTTTGACTTTCTCAAGTTCAATGACCCCGAAGCCCCCCTCTTCGGCCGCTATCACCATGACGTGGTTCTCAACAGGTTCAGTCCAGATATGAGTGCCGAATTCTTAAGGAAAGGGTTTGAGGAAGCCAGCTTCCCAGTGACTGAAAGGGAGATAGATGATGCCGTGCGAGAGCTCGACGGAATCCCTGGCTGGTTGGCCCTCTACGGATATATAAGGGCCACAAGGAACCTCGGACACAACGAGGCAATAAACGAAGTCTTGAGGGAAGCCAAGAGCATGATCCAGACCGAACTGTCGAGACTCTTTGCGTACAGCCCAAGGTACAGGGTTATCTTGAAAGGAATAGCCCTTGGATATTCAAAGTGGAAGGATATCAAAGACTACCTCACCCTCAAGCTTGGCTACATCAACGACTCGAACTTTTCAAAGCTCCTCGAAAACCTCGTGAAGTCTGGCTACGTGGAGAAAGAAGGGGGAGAATACAAGATTCCAGACCCCGTGCTCCAGAGAATCTTTAGAGAACTTTAA
- a CDS encoding RNA ligase: MVSSGFRAMLLKLGVPEDRLAVLEGKGGITEDEFEGIRYVRFRDSARNFRRGTVVFETGDVVLGFPHIKRIVQLRNGINRVFKSRPFYVEEKVDGYNVRAVKVKDRILALTRGGFVCPFTTERILDFINEEFFKDYPNLVLAGEMAGPESPYLVEGPPYVKEDIEFFLFDIQEKGTGRSLPVDERLTLAEEYGIPHVETFGIYDRSKIDELYELIERLSRERREGIVMKTPDMKRVAKYVTPYANINDIKIGSHIFFDLPHGYFMGRIKRLAFYLAEKHVKGEEFDEYAKALGKALLRPFVESIHEVANGGEVEEVFTVRVKNISTAHKMVTHFERLGVKIHIEDIEDLKNGYWRVTFKRVYPNATREIRELWNGLAFVD, translated from the coding sequence ATGGTAAGTTCGGGCTTTAGGGCGATGCTTCTCAAACTCGGCGTCCCGGAGGACAGGCTGGCGGTTCTTGAGGGCAAGGGCGGGATTACGGAGGACGAGTTTGAGGGCATCAGATACGTCCGCTTTAGGGACTCGGCCAGAAACTTCCGGCGGGGGACGGTTGTCTTCGAGACCGGTGATGTCGTTCTGGGCTTCCCCCACATAAAACGCATCGTCCAGCTGAGGAACGGGATAAACAGGGTCTTCAAAAGCCGGCCTTTCTACGTCGAGGAGAAGGTGGACGGCTACAACGTCCGCGCCGTCAAGGTTAAGGACAGGATTCTCGCCCTTACAAGGGGCGGCTTTGTGTGTCCATTTACGACCGAAAGGATTCTGGACTTCATAAACGAGGAGTTCTTTAAGGACTATCCCAACCTCGTCCTTGCGGGCGAGATGGCGGGCCCTGAGAGCCCCTACCTCGTTGAGGGGCCGCCATACGTGAAAGAAGATATTGAGTTCTTCCTCTTTGATATCCAGGAGAAAGGCACCGGGAGAAGCCTCCCAGTTGATGAAAGGCTCACACTGGCCGAGGAGTATGGAATCCCCCACGTTGAGACCTTCGGCATCTACGACCGCTCGAAAATCGATGAGCTCTACGAGCTTATAGAGAGGCTCAGCCGGGAGAGGAGAGAGGGCATCGTCATGAAGACGCCCGATATGAAAAGGGTAGCGAAGTACGTGACGCCCTACGCCAACATCAACGACATCAAAATAGGCTCGCACATATTCTTCGACCTGCCGCACGGCTACTTCATGGGGAGGATTAAACGCCTCGCGTTCTACTTGGCCGAAAAGCACGTTAAAGGGGAAGAGTTCGACGAGTACGCGAAAGCCCTCGGCAAGGCCCTCCTCCGGCCGTTCGTTGAGAGCATCCACGAGGTCGCCAACGGCGGCGAGGTCGAGGAGGTCTTCACGGTGAGGGTGAAGAACATAAGCACGGCACACAAAATGGTCACCCACTTCGAGAGACTCGGCGTGAAGATACACATAGAGGACATAGAAGACCTGAAGAACGGCTACTGGAGGGTGACCTTCAAGAGGGTTTACCCCAACGCGACGCGCGAGATAAGAGAGCTTTGGAACGGGCTGGCGTTTGTGGACTGA
- a CDS encoding 50S ribosomal protein L16, with protein sequence MGLRPAKIDRDVDKPAYTRREYIRGAPGPKITIFDMGNLSAEFQYEVSLHAEQAMQIRQNALEAIRIQVNRYLQKNVGRSNYHFKIRVYPFQVLRENPMATGRKADRYGNGMRRPFGKPIGLAARVRKDQKILTVWVNEQHLKFALGAMHRAKMKLPYSAYYRIYDKDGNDVTTKVLSTMKR encoded by the coding sequence ATGGGACTCAGACCAGCGAAGATTGATAGGGACGTTGACAAGCCCGCTTACACGAGGAGGGAATACATACGCGGTGCCCCAGGACCGAAGATAACGATATTCGACATGGGCAACCTCTCCGCCGAGTTCCAGTACGAGGTCAGCCTTCACGCTGAGCAGGCGATGCAGATAAGGCAGAACGCCCTTGAGGCCATCCGTATCCAGGTTAACAGGTACCTCCAGAAGAACGTCGGAAGGAGCAACTACCACTTCAAGATCCGAGTTTATCCGTTCCAGGTTCTCCGTGAGAACCCGATGGCTACCGGAAGGAAGGCCGACCGTTACGGAAACGGTATGCGCAGGCCCTTCGGAAAGCCGATTGGATTGGCCGCCCGTGTCAGGAAGGACCAGAAGATACTCACCGTCTGGGTGAACGAGCAGCACCTTAAGTTCGCTCTCGGCGCCATGCACAGGGCCAAAATGAAGCTCCCCTACAGCGCCTATTACAGGATTTACGACAAGGACGGCAACGACGTTACCACCAAGGTTCTCTCCACGATGAAGCGCTGA
- a CDS encoding MFS transporter, whose product MERRRLIGIILLIISAFTGTIAFRLATPAIAFYTRDVLKASMFAVSLVSMSFVLARAFSSVLGGLVLERGKKLVYLGAIAMMGNAVAVQLYPLTSSWLQVVGIKLLNGFLNGISWPMAQFVIAVATPGEIRARVTAVYFFFGSIASLLGNYVYAYTVKLGLAGQMWIASAFFVLTGLIMLLSYYLLYDEITPKRKKTPDGERPSLNPKRVLTIASLMAVIVAFTSGEITYVYVSEALRISKERTAVLLGWTGFLSSLLSYFVSWAADVRSEAKMVKLTSMMAAVSPILAAIKTAPTVFFGIFLALFAFQSFRPISRKVLASYHRSSLAIGGVNAVQNLSTFIGGMLFGVAYSLGEIHSLLTLNLALLAFLPFSIGLILEGARLKS is encoded by the coding sequence ATGGAACGCAGAAGGCTCATTGGAATCATACTCCTCATAATATCCGCCTTTACAGGCACGATTGCTTTCCGCCTCGCGACTCCTGCCATAGCTTTCTACACGAGGGACGTGCTCAAGGCGAGCATGTTCGCGGTCTCCCTCGTCTCGATGTCGTTTGTCCTTGCAAGGGCATTCTCCTCAGTCCTCGGCGGTTTAGTCCTTGAGAGGGGAAAGAAGCTCGTCTACCTCGGCGCCATTGCAATGATGGGGAACGCTGTAGCTGTTCAGCTCTACCCGCTCACCTCAAGCTGGCTTCAGGTCGTTGGAATAAAGCTCCTAAACGGCTTCCTCAACGGGATAAGCTGGCCGATGGCCCAGTTCGTCATTGCGGTGGCGACGCCGGGGGAGATAAGGGCGAGGGTTACGGCAGTGTACTTCTTCTTTGGGAGTATCGCATCCCTCCTTGGAAACTACGTCTACGCCTACACGGTTAAGCTCGGCCTCGCCGGCCAGATGTGGATTGCATCGGCGTTCTTCGTTCTGACCGGCCTCATAATGCTCCTCAGCTACTACCTCCTCTACGACGAAATAACACCGAAGAGGAAGAAAACGCCGGACGGTGAGAGGCCGAGCCTGAACCCGAAAAGAGTTCTAACGATTGCCTCGCTGATGGCGGTTATAGTGGCCTTCACCTCGGGCGAGATAACCTACGTCTACGTCTCGGAGGCGCTGAGGATAAGCAAGGAAAGGACTGCGGTTCTCCTCGGCTGGACGGGCTTCCTATCTTCCCTGCTGAGCTACTTCGTCTCATGGGCGGCGGACGTGAGGAGCGAGGCCAAGATGGTGAAGCTGACTTCCATGATGGCCGCAGTTTCACCCATCCTTGCCGCAATAAAGACTGCCCCTACGGTTTTCTTCGGGATTTTCCTGGCACTCTTTGCCTTCCAGAGCTTCCGGCCAATTTCCAGAAAGGTGCTGGCGAGCTACCACCGCTCCTCGCTCGCGATAGGCGGTGTGAACGCGGTGCAGAACCTCTCGACCTTCATAGGGGGGATGCTCTTCGGTGTGGCGTATTCCCTCGGCGAGATTCACTCGCTTCTTACCCTCAATCTGGCTCTTTTGGCGTTCCTGCCGTTTTCGATTGGGTTAATCCTGGAAGGGGCCCGCCTGAAGAGCTGA